The uncultured Desulfobulbus sp. genome window below encodes:
- a CDS encoding response regulator: MEKKRILLVDDEESIQLLYREEFEDEGYIVDSAYNGQEALGQFAENPPDIVVLDINMPEMNGIEVLRQMKEIKGDIPIILSSAYQEYKQDFGSWASEAYVVKSANMDELKATIRKHLG, encoded by the coding sequence GTGGAAAAAAAACGTATTCTTTTAGTCGACGATGAAGAATCCATTCAGTTGCTCTATAGAGAGGAATTTGAAGATGAAGGCTATATTGTCGATTCAGCCTATAACGGGCAGGAAGCTTTAGGGCAATTTGCAGAAAATCCCCCAGATATCGTGGTGCTTGATATCAATATGCCGGAGATGAATGGTATCGAGGTCCTGCGGCAGATGAAAGAGATCAAAGGTGATATTCCCATTATTCTCAGTTCAGCCTACCAGGAGTATAAACAAGATTTCGGCAGCTGGGCCTCTGAGGCCTATGTGGTGAAGTCGGCCAATATGGATGAACTTAAGGCGACCATACGCAAACACCTGGGATAG
- the galT gene encoding galactose-1-phosphate uridylyltransferase: MPELRKDPILGRWIIIAQERGKRPTDFLVEEYKVKGGFCPLCPGNEKTTPDEVLVYGREWGYPNTAGWKLRVVPNKYPALVIEGELDKQGEGLYDRMNGIGAHEVIIESPNHKDRFSHMPPHDMLFTFRAFRDRIRDLSKDPRFNYVVIFKNFGKAAGASLEHSHSQLVALPILPRMVTSELDGSLSYYKYKDRCVFCDIIRQETQQKIRLVCENDKFVTVTPFAPRSPFEMWIMPRQHSSSYIEQDESSLIALAEIFSETLRRLDTCIPNVPYNFVLHTQPLRSGPLEHYHWHFEIVPKLTSIAGFEWGTGFYINPMPPEETCRYLREVKL; this comes from the coding sequence ATGCCGGAACTAAGAAAGGATCCTATTCTTGGCCGTTGGATCATCATTGCCCAGGAGCGGGGAAAACGGCCTACTGACTTTTTAGTCGAAGAGTACAAGGTCAAGGGAGGTTTTTGCCCCCTCTGCCCTGGCAATGAAAAGACCACGCCAGATGAGGTTCTGGTGTATGGGCGGGAGTGGGGGTACCCCAATACCGCAGGCTGGAAGTTACGGGTCGTGCCCAATAAATATCCTGCTTTGGTTATTGAAGGAGAGCTCGATAAACAAGGAGAGGGTCTCTACGACCGCATGAACGGCATCGGTGCGCATGAGGTGATTATTGAAAGTCCCAACCATAAGGACCGATTTTCACACATGCCACCCCACGATATGCTCTTTACTTTCCGAGCCTTCCGTGATCGCATCCGTGATCTTTCCAAAGATCCACGTTTTAATTATGTCGTTATCTTTAAAAATTTCGGAAAGGCAGCCGGTGCTTCCCTTGAGCATTCTCATTCCCAGCTTGTTGCCCTGCCTATATTACCTCGCATGGTGACTTCTGAGCTCGACGGATCTCTTTCCTATTACAAATATAAAGACCGATGTGTCTTCTGCGATATTATTCGACAGGAAACACAGCAGAAGATACGTCTTGTCTGTGAAAACGATAAGTTTGTGACGGTTACCCCCTTTGCTCCACGCTCACCTTTTGAGATGTGGATCATGCCCAGGCAACACAGCTCATCCTATATTGAGCAGGATGAAAGCTCTCTGATTGCTCTCGCCGAGATATTTTCTGAAACTCTGCGTCGTCTTGATACTTGTATTCCCAATGTTCCCTATAACTTTGTTCTGCACACCCAACCCCTGCGTTCTGGTCCGCTGGAACATTATCACTGGCATTTTGAGATTGTCCCTAAACTAACGTCGATTGCTGGATTTGAGTGGGGAACCGGGTTCTACATCAATCCCATGCCACCTGAAGAGACCTGTAGGTATCTTCGCGAGGTGAAACTGTAG
- the dksA gene encoding RNA polymerase-binding protein DksA, which translates to MEEKDLLHFKDRLEEMKSEINIDVEQTLTDMTSQNGNIPDPNDRATVESDRSFELRIRGRERRLMEKIEEALSRIEDGSYGICAGCGEDIAIKRLEARPVAKFCIDCKTNQEQREKEQGR; encoded by the coding sequence ATGGAAGAAAAAGATTTGCTGCATTTTAAAGATCGACTGGAAGAAATGAAGTCTGAAATCAACATTGATGTTGAGCAAACACTGACTGACATGACCAGTCAGAACGGCAATATTCCAGATCCCAACGATCGAGCGACTGTTGAATCCGATCGAAGTTTTGAGCTGCGTATTCGCGGTCGAGAGCGGCGGTTGATGGAGAAGATCGAAGAAGCTCTCTCCCGCATAGAAGATGGTTCTTACGGAATCTGCGCTGGATGCGGAGAAGATATTGCCATTAAACGGCTTGAGGCTCGACCGGTTGCCAAGTTTTGTATTGATTGCAAAACCAACCAGGAGCAACGCGAAAAAGAACAGGGGCGTTAA
- the moaC gene encoding cyclic pyranopterin monophosphate synthase MoaC, with product MAEQSEFTHFDESGNARMVDVSGKTETVRVAIAAGTITMSQQAYDMIRKGTVKKGDVLGVARIAGIMAAKKVDQLIPLCHPLAITSADVAFSFRDADCAIEIEATVSMAGRTGVEMEALTAVSVAALTIYDMCKAVDKTMVISDTRLLRKSGGKSGLFVRPDVP from the coding sequence ATGGCTGAGCAATCGGAATTTACTCATTTTGATGAAAGCGGCAACGCTCGCATGGTGGATGTCAGCGGTAAGACTGAAACTGTCCGGGTGGCGATCGCAGCTGGAACTATCACCATGTCTCAGCAGGCCTATGACATGATTCGCAAAGGTACCGTCAAAAAAGGCGATGTACTTGGTGTTGCCCGCATCGCCGGAATCATGGCGGCAAAAAAGGTAGATCAGCTCATTCCTCTCTGCCACCCCTTAGCGATTACCTCTGCAGATGTCGCCTTTTCTTTTCGCGATGCTGACTGTGCAATTGAAATTGAGGCCACCGTTTCCATGGCAGGCCGTACTGGTGTGGAAATGGAAGCGTTGACAGCTGTTTCTGTGGCGGCCCTGACAATTTATGACATGTGCAAGGCTGTGGATAAGACCATGGTCATCTCCGATACTCGGCTTTTGCGCAAAAGCGGCGGGAAGAGCGGCCTATTTGTCAGGCCTGATGTCCCATGA
- the dnaJ gene encoding molecular chaperone DnaJ — MSKSYYEVLGVAKDASADVIKKAYRKLAMKYHPDRNQGDAEAEDKFKEATEAYEVLSDLQKRQIYDTYGKEGLKSSGYSGPGSNEDIFSHINDLFGDLFGFGGGGRGGRRRDPNAPIQGEDLRYDIHISFMDAIHGVNKEVEVTKRETCWTCEGSGCRPGYKPETCPTCHGRGQVVRSQGFFQVSTTCPHCNGSGQVVKEPCQDCHGEGLVNKSKKVSIRIPPGVDTGSRMRLSGEGEGGRRGGPSGDLYVIIHVEEHEHFLRDGQTIFLRLPISMVKAALGCEADVPTVHGTTKLKIPAGTQTGHRFTLRGEGVPSLRGGGKGDMVVEAKVLTPTKLSKEQKELLNQFESLEKNQEEEGFFSRLFHGHLGKQKKKKEGKEKVANG; from the coding sequence ATGAGCAAGAGCTATTACGAAGTCCTCGGGGTCGCCAAGGATGCCTCGGCAGATGTTATAAAAAAGGCTTACCGCAAACTGGCAATGAAGTACCACCCTGATCGCAATCAGGGAGACGCTGAGGCAGAAGATAAGTTCAAGGAAGCAACAGAAGCCTATGAAGTGCTCAGCGATTTGCAAAAACGTCAAATTTACGATACCTACGGTAAAGAAGGGTTAAAAAGCAGCGGCTACAGCGGGCCCGGATCCAACGAGGATATCTTCAGCCATATCAATGATCTCTTTGGAGATCTCTTTGGTTTTGGCGGTGGTGGGCGTGGAGGGCGACGTCGTGATCCCAATGCCCCTATTCAGGGTGAGGATCTGCGCTACGATATTCACATATCCTTCATGGATGCTATACACGGGGTCAATAAAGAGGTCGAAGTTACCAAGCGCGAGACCTGTTGGACTTGTGAAGGATCAGGCTGCCGTCCCGGTTACAAACCTGAAACGTGTCCGACCTGTCATGGTCGGGGGCAGGTTGTCCGTTCTCAGGGATTTTTTCAGGTCAGCACAACCTGCCCGCACTGTAATGGTTCAGGGCAGGTTGTAAAAGAGCCATGCCAGGATTGCCATGGTGAGGGACTGGTCAATAAGAGCAAAAAAGTCAGTATCCGTATCCCGCCAGGCGTTGATACAGGCTCGCGTATGCGGCTTTCCGGGGAAGGCGAAGGTGGGCGAAGGGGCGGCCCCTCGGGGGATCTCTATGTCATTATTCACGTGGAGGAACACGAACATTTTCTCCGTGACGGGCAAACCATTTTTTTACGTCTGCCCATCTCAATGGTGAAAGCCGCACTTGGCTGTGAGGCAGACGTTCCCACGGTTCATGGTACGACGAAATTAAAAATTCCTGCAGGTACCCAGACTGGTCACCGTTTCACCTTGCGCGGAGAGGGCGTGCCTTCTTTACGTGGTGGTGGCAAAGGAGATATGGTCGTCGAAGCCAAGGTGCTTACCCCCACCAAGCTCTCCAAAGAACAAAAAGAATTGCTGAACCAGTTTGAGTCTCTTGAAAAGAACCAAGAGGAAGAAGGATTCTTTTCCCGATTGTTTCACGGACATCTCGGCAAGCAGAAAAAGAAAAAAGAAGGCAAAGAGAAGGTAGCCAATGGCTGA
- the rpoZ gene encoding DNA-directed RNA polymerase subunit omega: MARITVEDCLEKVGDDNRFSLIHLAVERIRQHRDGEPFLVSGKNKEIVMTLREIASGEVTFGNIHELPKKRKASLVKSDESAEADAAE; the protein is encoded by the coding sequence ATGGCACGTATCACAGTAGAAGATTGTCTGGAAAAAGTTGGCGATGATAACCGGTTTTCTTTAATTCATCTCGCCGTTGAGCGCATTCGTCAACATCGAGATGGGGAGCCCTTTCTTGTCAGTGGCAAAAACAAGGAAATAGTCATGACGCTACGTGAAATTGCATCGGGTGAGGTAACTTTTGGAAATATTCACGAGTTACCTAAAAAGCGTAAAGCCAGTTTAGTCAAGTCTGATGAGTCCGCTGAGGCAGATGCAGCTGAGTAA
- a CDS encoding adenylosuccinate synthase codes for MASVVVVGTQWGDEGKGKIVDLLTRYADFVVRFQGGNNAGHTLVVDGKQYIFHIIPSGILYEGKTCVIGNGVIIDPGVLLKEMASLAEKGLTVTPERMVISSNAHLIMPYHQRLDVARENALSKDKKIGTTGRGIGPCYVDKVGRVGMKVGDLMDPSLFKEKLEAAIDEKNFVLKKQFNAEPVDLAAITDDFSRFAEELAPYVGNVSVLLDKARKAGQNILFEGAQGTQLDIDHGTYPFVTSSNTIAGNACIGSGFGPSHIDEVIGILKAYTTRVGEGPFPTELLEGDEIGDTLQQKGHEYGATTGRRRRCGWFDGVVANDAVRLNGLTGFAVTKLDVLSGLKKLKLATKYDVEGQPFDYMPENIRRARLAKPVYEEMDGWANELTDVRSYDDLPEEAKSYLKRIEDFTGIAPAIVSVGPDRAQTLMLRNPFEK; via the coding sequence ATGGCCAGTGTGGTAGTGGTCGGCACCCAATGGGGTGATGAAGGCAAGGGAAAAATTGTTGATCTGTTGACTCGCTACGCAGATTTTGTGGTGCGCTTTCAGGGCGGCAACAACGCCGGTCATACCCTGGTTGTTGACGGTAAACAATACATCTTTCATATCATTCCCTCCGGAATCCTCTATGAAGGCAAGACCTGTGTTATTGGCAATGGCGTCATTATAGATCCGGGTGTCCTGCTTAAAGAGATGGCAAGTCTGGCAGAGAAGGGACTGACCGTCACTCCTGAGAGGATGGTTATCAGCTCCAATGCGCATCTGATCATGCCCTACCACCAACGACTTGATGTCGCACGGGAAAACGCTTTGTCAAAAGACAAAAAGATCGGAACCACCGGGCGAGGCATTGGCCCCTGCTATGTGGATAAGGTCGGGCGCGTTGGCATGAAAGTCGGTGATCTTATGGATCCCAGCCTCTTCAAAGAAAAGCTGGAAGCCGCCATCGACGAAAAGAACTTTGTCCTGAAAAAGCAGTTCAACGCAGAGCCTGTTGATCTGGCGGCCATCACCGACGATTTTTCTCGGTTTGCCGAAGAACTTGCTCCCTATGTAGGCAATGTTTCCGTCCTCCTCGACAAGGCAAGAAAAGCCGGACAGAATATCCTTTTTGAAGGCGCTCAAGGGACCCAGCTCGACATCGATCATGGCACGTATCCCTTTGTTACCTCTTCAAACACCATTGCAGGGAACGCCTGCATCGGTTCTGGTTTTGGCCCAAGTCATATTGACGAGGTCATCGGTATCCTGAAAGCCTACACCACCCGTGTCGGTGAGGGACCATTTCCGACAGAGTTGCTTGAAGGGGATGAGATCGGCGATACCCTGCAGCAGAAAGGGCATGAGTACGGTGCAACCACCGGACGTCGTCGCCGCTGTGGCTGGTTTGATGGTGTGGTTGCCAACGACGCAGTTCGGCTCAACGGTTTGACTGGGTTTGCCGTGACCAAGCTGGATGTTCTTTCCGGACTGAAAAAACTCAAACTGGCAACCAAGTACGATGTCGAAGGGCAACCATTTGATTACATGCCTGAAAATATTCGCCGTGCTCGGCTCGCCAAACCCGTATACGAAGAGATGGACGGCTGGGCAAATGAGTTGACCGACGTTCGCTCGTATGATGATCTGCCCGAGGAGGCAAAATCCTATCTCAAGCGGATTGAGGATTTCACTGGAATTGCTCCGGCCATTGTTTCCGTCGGACCGGATCGTGCACAGACACTGATGCTTCGCAATCCATTTGAAAAATGA
- a CDS encoding NAD(+)/NADH kinase: MNLRFAGVITRPDSPEVEQIGEDVCQWFEKRSIRAEMNRIDPEMDVVIVLGGDGTLLHVAWEASRYQVPILGVNLGNLGFLTEVAADEMYMALETLLIEEDVRMEYRIMLAASTINGATGERSETFHALNEVVIVKKSTEAMIQMRCWADREYVTTYRADGLIMSTPTGSTAYNLSAGGPVVHAELDAIVVTPICPFMLESRPVLLGSEYKVTTQLLAPAGEVKVIVDGEMRWTITENDYLLVQRASKPLRLISSPWKSYFNILRSKLNWGGASVDLPLPEQVCKHC, translated from the coding sequence ATGAACCTACGTTTTGCCGGGGTTATCACCCGCCCCGATAGCCCCGAAGTAGAACAGATCGGGGAGGATGTCTGTCAGTGGTTTGAAAAACGTTCCATTCGGGCTGAAATGAATAGAATCGATCCGGAAATGGACGTGGTTATCGTTTTGGGTGGAGACGGCACCCTCTTGCATGTCGCCTGGGAGGCAAGTCGTTACCAAGTCCCGATATTGGGAGTTAATCTAGGGAACCTGGGGTTTCTCACCGAGGTTGCTGCCGATGAAATGTACATGGCACTGGAAACCCTGCTCATTGAAGAGGATGTACGCATGGAATATCGGATCATGCTTGCCGCATCCACTATCAACGGGGCAACCGGCGAGCGCAGCGAGACATTTCATGCGCTCAATGAGGTGGTCATTGTCAAGAAGAGTACAGAAGCCATGATTCAGATGCGCTGCTGGGCTGATCGCGAATACGTGACCACTTATCGTGCTGATGGGTTGATAATGTCCACGCCCACCGGCTCCACCGCATATAATCTCTCAGCCGGGGGGCCAGTGGTGCATGCAGAGCTTGACGCCATTGTTGTTACCCCCATCTGTCCCTTTATGCTGGAATCCCGGCCCGTACTTCTGGGGTCGGAGTATAAGGTAACCACCCAGTTGCTTGCCCCGGCGGGTGAGGTCAAGGTTATCGTCGACGGAGAAATGCGGTGGACTATAACCGAAAATGACTATCTGCTGGTGCAGCGCGCCTCCAAACCTTTGCGCCTGATCAGCTCCCCCTGGAAGAGCTATTTTAATATTCTTCGCAGTAAATTGAATTGGGGAGGAGCTAGCGTCGATCTCCCCTTACCAGAACAGGTGTGCAAACACTGCTAA
- the proC gene encoding pyrroline-5-carboxylate reductase — protein sequence MSNSISSIGFIGGGQMAEAMIRGILASGLVSADAIMVAEPGVARCQFLEKEFAIRCTTAPEELCSNCKVLVFAIKPQMAATVLSSYKDFLNDQHLVVSIMAGVPLSQLANMLGSSRRLIRVMPNTPALVLEAASAFSPNENATAEDREIAQALFSAVGSCVEVPESQLDAVTGLSGSGPGYVFTFIEAMIDGGVLAGIPRPAAEKLVLQTIYGSAKLALETGEHPAVLKGKVTSPGGTTIAGIQALEDGALRGVVMAAIEAATNRSKELGA from the coding sequence ATGAGTAATTCAATTTCATCCATCGGATTTATTGGTGGGGGCCAAATGGCCGAAGCCATGATTCGCGGCATTCTTGCAAGTGGTCTTGTCTCAGCTGATGCCATAATGGTCGCAGAGCCTGGTGTTGCGCGTTGCCAATTCCTGGAAAAGGAATTCGCCATCCGTTGTACCACTGCCCCTGAGGAGCTTTGCAGTAACTGTAAAGTGCTTGTTTTTGCGATTAAACCGCAGATGGCCGCTACGGTGCTTTCCTCCTACAAAGATTTCCTGAACGATCAACATTTAGTTGTTTCCATCATGGCTGGCGTTCCCTTGTCCCAACTGGCAAACATGCTGGGAAGCTCCCGACGCCTAATCCGAGTTATGCCCAATACCCCGGCTCTGGTCCTGGAAGCTGCCTCTGCTTTCAGCCCCAATGAAAATGCCACGGCGGAAGATCGAGAAATTGCCCAGGCGCTTTTTTCTGCGGTGGGCAGTTGCGTTGAGGTACCCGAATCGCAACTGGACGCGGTTACCGGGCTCAGTGGGTCTGGCCCTGGATATGTTTTCACGTTCATTGAAGCCATGATTGATGGTGGAGTTCTGGCTGGCATCCCGCGTCCCGCTGCTGAAAAACTTGTTCTGCAGACTATCTATGGTTCCGCTAAACTTGCACTGGAAACCGGTGAACATCCAGCGGTCCTCAAAGGCAAGGTGACATCACCCGGCGGTACAACCATTGCCGGCATTCAGGCACTGGAAGACGGAGCTCTGCGTGGTGTGGTGATGGCGGCCATAGAAGCTGCAACCAACCGCTCAAAGGAGCTTGGTGCATGA
- the lpxC gene encoding UDP-3-O-acyl-N-acetylglucosamine deacetylase has protein sequence MASPLEPNQYTVKRAVSCCGVGLHTGRTVNLTISPAPENSGIQFVRTDVEGHPVIPARVERVVDTTLATTLGDGEHRISTTEHLLAALRACGIDNAFLEIDSHETPIMDGSAGPFMRLLKSAGRQRQRSLRKVMRITKTISFADGEKTIRVEPCDVFKVTGRIKFDDALISEQRYSVVVDRERFAKEIATARTFGFVEQVEQLWQNGLALGGTLENVIAIHWNRKSILNEDGLRFNDEFIRHKVLDIIGDMTLLGSPLLGHVIADRSGHGLHLGLMQNIIANPQCWEYVTLEQHNGSLLQHVVDSTQQQGNRFAPFFAPVRQNLRSPQPCAL, from the coding sequence ATGGCATCTCCACTTGAGCCAAATCAATATACCGTAAAACGTGCCGTCAGCTGTTGTGGTGTTGGCTTGCACACCGGCAGAACCGTCAATCTTACCATTTCCCCGGCTCCGGAAAACAGCGGTATTCAATTTGTCCGCACAGATGTGGAGGGCCACCCCGTCATTCCGGCACGTGTTGAGCGTGTTGTCGACACGACCCTGGCGACCACTCTTGGTGATGGGGAGCATCGCATTTCAACCACCGAACATCTCCTGGCTGCTCTGCGTGCCTGTGGTATTGATAACGCCTTCTTAGAGATTGATTCTCACGAAACTCCCATTATGGATGGCAGCGCCGGTCCCTTTATGCGGCTGTTGAAAAGTGCGGGACGTCAGCGTCAGCGCTCCCTGCGCAAGGTCATGCGTATCACCAAGACGATCTCCTTTGCCGACGGTGAGAAGACCATTCGAGTCGAACCCTGCGATGTATTCAAGGTGACAGGTCGGATCAAGTTTGACGATGCCCTTATCAGTGAACAGCGCTATTCAGTTGTGGTTGACCGGGAGCGTTTTGCCAAAGAAATCGCAACGGCGCGTACTTTTGGATTTGTCGAGCAGGTTGAACAACTATGGCAAAATGGTCTCGCCCTTGGTGGAACCCTGGAAAACGTGATTGCTATTCACTGGAATCGCAAGTCGATTCTGAATGAGGACGGATTGCGTTTTAATGATGAATTTATTCGACATAAAGTTCTGGATATCATAGGAGACATGACATTACTCGGCTCACCGCTTTTAGGACATGTTATAGCCGATCGCTCTGGTCATGGCCTGCATCTTGGGCTTATGCAAAACATCATCGCCAATCCCCAGTGCTGGGAGTATGTCACCCTTGAGCAGCATAATGGGTCGCTCTTGCAGCATGTGGTGGATTCAACCCAGCAGCAGGGGAACCGTTTTGCGCCATTTTTCGCCCCCGTTCGGCAGAATCTTCGTTCACCGCAACCCTGTGCACTTTAA
- the lpxK gene encoding tetraacyldisaccharide 4'-kinase translates to MQSTAFYYALGRPFSPVYGLAMRLRESMYSRGLLQSFKLSVPVISVGNLTMGGSGKTPVVCFLANTLKAAGYNPAVISRGYGGSANEKVNIVSDGNAIHLDARQAGDEPRMIAEMLPTIPVLTGVVRRFPAQRAIDMGADVLLLDDGFQHMAIRRESNLVLFNTDWLAGNSRVFPGGDLREPVAALGRATRFVMTGIREDNRERARRFGDLLQSKFPGKPVSFLEYAPCCLVTLNPDNQLLEKSSTILQGEPWFAFAGIAHPETFKQSLVQFGVEVAGVQGLSDHQPYTAELMEKIVKKAKQSDALGLITTEKDLVKLAPLSKDLKMPLVALRMEVRDEGDFVRDVLADLQRTPAKEPFSDI, encoded by the coding sequence ATGCAGTCAACAGCTTTCTATTATGCCCTTGGGCGTCCATTTTCTCCGGTTTACGGCTTGGCAATGCGTTTACGGGAAAGTATGTATTCCAGGGGATTGTTACAAAGTTTCAAACTCTCTGTTCCTGTTATCAGCGTAGGGAATCTAACCATGGGAGGTTCTGGAAAAACACCGGTGGTTTGTTTCCTGGCAAATACGCTCAAAGCCGCAGGCTACAATCCAGCTGTTATCAGTAGAGGTTACGGTGGCAGCGCCAATGAGAAGGTCAACATTGTCTCAGATGGAAACGCAATCCACCTTGATGCACGTCAAGCCGGTGATGAACCTCGCATGATCGCAGAGATGCTGCCTACCATACCTGTACTCACAGGGGTCGTACGCCGTTTTCCAGCGCAGCGTGCCATCGATATGGGGGCAGATGTATTGCTCCTGGACGATGGTTTTCAACATATGGCCATCAGGCGAGAAAGTAATCTGGTGCTTTTTAACACGGATTGGTTGGCCGGCAATTCGCGGGTTTTTCCAGGGGGGGATCTTCGAGAACCTGTGGCCGCGCTTGGGCGTGCCACCCGTTTTGTCATGACAGGAATTCGTGAGGATAATCGGGAACGGGCACGTAGATTTGGCGATTTGCTCCAATCAAAATTTCCTGGAAAACCCGTGTCATTTCTCGAATATGCGCCATGTTGTCTGGTAACTCTCAACCCTGATAATCAGCTGCTTGAAAAAAGTTCGACCATTTTACAGGGGGAGCCTTGGTTTGCATTTGCCGGTATAGCTCACCCTGAAACATTCAAGCAAAGCCTTGTCCAGTTCGGTGTCGAAGTCGCTGGGGTACAGGGGTTGAGTGATCATCAGCCATACACTGCTGAACTCATGGAAAAAATCGTAAAAAAGGCCAAGCAGAGCGATGCGTTAGGCTTAATCACTACCGAAAAAGATCTGGTCAAGTTGGCCCCTTTGTCCAAGGACCTCAAAATGCCCCTTGTCGCCCTTCGCATGGAGGTAAGAGATGAGGGGGATTTCGTTCGTGATGTCCTTGCCGACCTGCAAAGGACACCTGCTAAAGAGCCTTTTTCTGACATTTAG